Proteins from one Limimonas halophila genomic window:
- a CDS encoding cytochrome ubiquinol oxidase subunit I produces the protein MDPLILSRIQFGFTVAFHILFPAFTIGLSAWLAVVEGLWLKTGRDVYYELARFWSKIFAVSFGMGVVSGIVMSYSFGTNWAVFSNAASPVMGPLLAYEVLTAFFLEAAFLGIMLFGWNRVPRWMHFTATVLVAIGTSVSAFWILSANSWMQTPAGFELRNGVFYPEDWLAIIFNPSFPYRFVHMLFAAFLSTALVIGGVGAWYLLKRKSVQHGRIMSAMAVGLLAVMAPAQLIVGDLHGLNTQEHQPRKVAAMEGHWESKAGAPLILFAVPDQEAQTNHFEIGIPYLGSMILKHSWTGEVTGLKEWAPEDQPSVGWVFYSFRIMVAIGLVMIALGLIGAFLLWRGKLFQSRRFLRAQASAIPLGFIAVLTGWIVTEVGRQPYIVHGIMRTSEGVTQSLSGGGVLTTLILFGIVYTIIFGAGMFYMIRLAMKGPEADQRPEPGGHPKRPLSAVSDSTAPAE, from the coding sequence ATGGATCCGCTGATCCTCTCGCGCATCCAGTTCGGCTTCACCGTCGCGTTCCACATCCTCTTCCCCGCCTTCACCATCGGGCTGTCGGCCTGGCTGGCGGTCGTGGAAGGGTTGTGGCTCAAGACGGGCCGGGATGTTTACTACGAGCTTGCCCGCTTCTGGAGCAAGATCTTCGCCGTGTCCTTCGGCATGGGCGTGGTGTCGGGCATCGTGATGTCCTATTCCTTCGGCACCAACTGGGCCGTCTTCTCCAACGCCGCCTCGCCCGTGATGGGTCCGCTGCTGGCCTATGAGGTGCTGACGGCCTTCTTCTTGGAAGCGGCCTTCCTGGGCATCATGCTGTTCGGCTGGAACCGCGTGCCGCGGTGGATGCACTTCACCGCCACGGTGCTGGTGGCCATCGGCACGTCGGTGTCCGCGTTCTGGATCCTGTCCGCCAACTCGTGGATGCAGACGCCGGCCGGGTTCGAGCTGCGCAACGGCGTCTTCTACCCCGAGGACTGGTTGGCGATCATCTTCAACCCGTCCTTCCCCTACCGCTTCGTGCACATGCTGTTCGCGGCCTTCCTGTCCACCGCGCTGGTGATCGGCGGCGTCGGCGCGTGGTACCTGCTCAAGCGCAAGAGCGTGCAGCACGGCCGCATCATGAGCGCCATGGCGGTGGGCCTGCTGGCGGTGATGGCGCCCGCGCAGCTGATCGTCGGCGACCTGCACGGCCTCAACACCCAGGAGCATCAGCCGCGCAAGGTCGCGGCCATGGAGGGCCACTGGGAGTCCAAGGCGGGCGCGCCGCTGATCCTGTTCGCCGTGCCCGACCAGGAAGCGCAGACCAACCACTTCGAGATCGGCATTCCCTATCTCGGCAGCATGATCCTGAAGCACTCCTGGACCGGCGAGGTCACGGGGCTGAAGGAGTGGGCGCCCGAGGATCAGCCGAGCGTGGGCTGGGTGTTCTATTCCTTCCGCATCATGGTGGCCATCGGGCTGGTCATGATCGCGCTGGGCCTGATCGGCGCCTTCCTGCTGTGGCGCGGCAAGCTGTTCCAGAGCCGCCGGTTCCTGCGGGCCCAGGCATCGGCGATCCCGCTCGGCTTCATCGCCGTGCTGACGGGCTGGATCGTCACCGAGGTCGGCCGCCAGCCCTACATCGTTCACGGCATCATGCGCACGAGCGAGGGCGTGACCCAGTCGCTCAGCGGCGGCGGCGTGCTGACGACCCTGATTCTCTTCGGGATCGTCTACACCATCATCTTCGGTGCCGGGATGTTCTACATGATCCGGCTGGCGATGAAGGGCCCCGAAGCGGATCAGCGCCCCGAGCCCGGCGGGCACCCGAAGCGGCCGCTCTCGGCCGTGAGCGACAGCACCGCCCCGGCGGAATAA
- a CDS encoding DUF72 domain-containing protein, producing the protein MTAAGRVRIGTSGWSYRHWIGPFYPEGTASGEMLARYARTFDTTELNNTFYNLPDADSFAAWREGVPAGFTFAVKANRYITHMKKLKDPDQSTGTFFEAAEVLGDRLGPILFQLPPNMGLNLGRLRAFLETLPSGHRYAFEFRNDSWYNDSVFDLLTRQDAALVIADMGGRTTPVRATASFVYLRLHGPGQTAYTGSYDAAALAGWRDRIAAWRDDGRDVYCFFDNDESGHAAMNAQALQTMLTG; encoded by the coding sequence ATGACGGCTGCGGGGCGTGTGCGCATCGGCACGTCAGGCTGGAGCTACCGGCACTGGATCGGGCCGTTCTATCCCGAGGGCACAGCTTCCGGCGAGATGCTGGCGCGCTACGCGCGAACCTTCGACACGACGGAACTCAACAACACCTTCTACAATCTGCCCGACGCGGACAGCTTCGCGGCCTGGCGCGAGGGGGTGCCCGCGGGCTTTACCTTCGCGGTCAAGGCCAACCGCTACATCACCCACATGAAGAAGCTGAAGGACCCGGATCAAAGCACGGGCACCTTCTTCGAGGCCGCCGAGGTGCTGGGCGACCGGCTGGGGCCGATTCTGTTCCAGTTGCCGCCCAACATGGGCCTGAACCTGGGCCGGTTGCGCGCCTTTCTCGAAACGCTGCCGAGCGGCCATCGCTACGCCTTCGAGTTCCGCAACGACAGCTGGTACAACGACAGCGTTTTCGATCTGCTCACGCGCCAAGACGCCGCGCTCGTCATCGCCGACATGGGCGGGCGGACCACGCCCGTCCGCGCGACGGCGTCCTTCGTCTACCTGCGCCTGCACGGCCCGGGGCAAACGGCCTACACCGGCAGCTACGACGCGGCGGCGCTGGCGGGGTGGCGCGACCGCATCGCCGCGTGGCGGGATGACGGCCGGGACGTGTACTGCTTTTTCGACAACGACGAATCCGGCCACGCGGCGATGAACGCGCAGGCGCTGCAGACCATGCTGACCGGCTGA
- a CDS encoding helix-turn-helix domain-containing protein codes for MPSPSDTREIDTHVGGRIRQRRIMLGMTQHQLADRLGITYQQAHKYERGLNRISAGRLYQLARVLDVEVGYFYQGLDDTAVSQDASQRLCLDMARNFSDITDERKRHALAQLTRTLADRERGTESEDPPDTHRDAGNGI; via the coding sequence GTGCCTTCGCCGTCCGACACGCGCGAGATCGACACCCACGTCGGGGGCCGCATCCGTCAGCGCCGCATCATGCTGGGCATGACCCAGCACCAACTGGCCGACCGCCTGGGTATCACCTATCAGCAGGCGCACAAGTACGAGCGCGGCCTGAACCGTATTTCCGCCGGGCGCCTCTATCAACTCGCCCGCGTCCTCGATGTCGAGGTCGGCTACTTCTATCAAGGCCTGGACGACACGGCTGTGAGCCAGGATGCCAGCCAGCGCCTGTGCCTGGACATGGCGCGGAACTTCTCGGACATCACCGACGAACGCAAGCGCCACGCCCTCGCCCAGCTCACCCGCACCCTTGCCGACCGCGAGCGCGGCACCGAAAGCGAGGATCCGCCCGACACACATCGGGATGCAGGGAACGGCATCTGA